A genomic stretch from Streptomyces venezuelae ATCC 10712 includes:
- a CDS encoding SIS domain-containing protein, with translation MSTHVGAEIAGQPDCWRRAAELAHRDAALLPARGERVAVVGCGTSYFIARAYAALRESLGAGETDAFPASDSTPLGRGYDRIVALTRSGTTTEVVQLLAGAAGAVPTLVLTGVPDSPAGQLADRVLDLGFADERSVVQTRFATTALQLLRAGLGVDLTSAIADAELVLYERLPAAWERRGQFTFLGTGWTVGLADEAALKLREVARAWTESYAAMEYRHGPISISDRSSLVWCLGPAPSGLKDEVESTGALFAADAIDPVAALVRAQRLAVALAVRRGLNPDRPRNVSRSVILSGAFRPTAAEAARILRA, from the coding sequence ATGAGCACCCACGTCGGCGCGGAGATCGCCGGCCAGCCCGACTGCTGGCGCCGGGCCGCCGAGCTCGCCCACCGGGACGCCGCCCTGCTGCCGGCCCGTGGCGAGCGGGTGGCCGTGGTCGGCTGCGGCACCTCGTACTTCATCGCCCGTGCCTACGCGGCGCTGCGCGAGTCCCTCGGCGCGGGCGAGACCGACGCCTTCCCCGCCTCCGACTCCACCCCGCTCGGCCGCGGTTACGACCGGATCGTGGCCCTCACCCGCTCCGGCACCACCACCGAGGTCGTCCAGCTGCTCGCCGGGGCGGCGGGCGCCGTCCCCACCCTCGTCCTGACCGGTGTCCCCGACAGCCCGGCCGGACAGCTCGCCGACCGGGTCCTCGACCTCGGCTTCGCCGACGAACGCTCCGTCGTACAGACCCGGTTCGCGACCACCGCGCTGCAACTCCTGCGCGCGGGACTCGGGGTGGACCTCACCTCCGCCATCGCCGACGCCGAACTCGTCCTGTACGAGCGGCTGCCGGCGGCCTGGGAGCGGCGCGGCCAGTTCACCTTCCTCGGCACCGGCTGGACCGTCGGGCTCGCCGACGAGGCGGCGCTCAAGCTGCGGGAGGTGGCCCGTGCCTGGACGGAGTCGTACGCGGCGATGGAGTACCGTCACGGGCCGATCAGCATCAGCGACCGGTCGAGCCTGGTCTGGTGCCTCGGTCCGGCCCCCTCGGGTCTGAAGGACGAAGTGGAGTCCACGGGCGCCCTGTTCGCGGCCGACGCGATCGATCCGGTCGCGGCGCTGGTCCGCGCGCAGCGGCTCGCCGTCGCCCTCGCCGTAAGGCGCGGGCTCAACCCCGACCGGCCCCGCAACGTCTCACGTTCGGTGATCCTTTCCGGAGCGTTCCGGCCGACGGCCGCGGAGGCGGCCCGTATCCTGCGGGCATGA
- a CDS encoding PIG-L deacetylase family protein, giving the protein MTGTDVTDLAEMPGDWQRALAVVAHPDDLEYGCAAAVAGWTDAGKEVVYVLATRGEAGIDTLAPDVCGPLREREQRDSAAVVGVDTVEFLDHRDGVIEYGTGLRRDIAAAIRRHRPELVVTLNHRDTWGGGPGAPWNTPDHLAVGRATLDAAADAGNRWIFPELVEQGLEPWGGVRWVAVAASSTPTHAVDAGPGLDRAIRSLLCHRAYIEALTDEDPEQYVRSFLGMTTSQASARFGGRPAVTFELFAR; this is encoded by the coding sequence ATGACCGGAACCGATGTCACGGACCTCGCCGAGATGCCCGGCGACTGGCAGCGCGCGCTCGCCGTCGTCGCCCACCCCGACGACCTGGAGTACGGCTGCGCGGCCGCCGTCGCGGGCTGGACGGACGCCGGGAAGGAGGTCGTGTACGTCCTCGCCACCCGTGGCGAGGCCGGGATCGACACCCTCGCCCCGGACGTCTGCGGCCCGCTGCGCGAGCGGGAACAGCGGGACAGTGCCGCCGTGGTGGGCGTGGACACGGTCGAGTTCCTGGACCACCGCGACGGGGTGATCGAGTACGGGACCGGGCTGCGCCGCGACATCGCGGCCGCGATCCGCAGGCACCGCCCGGAGCTGGTCGTCACCCTCAACCACCGTGACACCTGGGGCGGGGGCCCCGGCGCCCCGTGGAACACCCCCGACCACCTGGCCGTCGGGCGGGCGACCCTGGACGCCGCGGCGGACGCCGGGAACCGCTGGATCTTTCCGGAGCTCGTCGAGCAGGGTCTGGAGCCCTGGGGAGGGGTGCGCTGGGTGGCGGTCGCGGCCTCCAGCACCCCGACCCACGCGGTCGACGCGGGCCCGGGCCTCGACCGCGCGATCCGCTCGCTGCTGTGCCACCGCGCCTACATCGAGGCGCTGACGGACGAGGACCCGGAGCAGTACGTGCGCTCCTTCCTCGGCATGACGACGAGTCAGGCGTCGGCCCGGTTCGGCGGCCGCCCGGCGGTCACCTTCGAGCTGTTCGCCCGCTGA
- a CDS encoding VOC family protein yields MLGTQFTKGSPCWIDLGSPDTEAAAAFYTGVFGWEFRSAGPDAGGYGFFQQDGKTVAALGPLTEEGAKSAWTVYFHTPDADDTAKAAETAGATVRLAPFDVMDAGRMAALTDPHGAQFALWQPGTTKGLDRTSSPHTLVWVELHTGDPAAAVAFYRTVLGWRSAEMDAPGMKYQVLSTADGDQQDASFGGVAELQDQAEGPRWIVYFDVTDADAIVKAAQGNGGSVLMPAADIPDVGRIAWLADPFGAPFAVLKPAPMG; encoded by the coding sequence ATGCTCGGTACCCAGTTCACCAAGGGCTCCCCCTGCTGGATCGATCTCGGCAGCCCCGACACGGAGGCCGCCGCCGCCTTCTACACGGGCGTCTTCGGCTGGGAGTTCCGCTCGGCGGGACCCGACGCGGGCGGCTACGGCTTCTTCCAGCAGGACGGGAAGACGGTCGCCGCGCTCGGCCCGCTCACCGAGGAGGGCGCGAAGAGCGCCTGGACCGTGTACTTCCACACCCCGGACGCGGACGACACGGCGAAGGCCGCGGAGACGGCGGGCGCCACGGTGCGCCTCGCGCCCTTCGACGTCATGGACGCGGGCCGGATGGCCGCCCTCACCGACCCGCACGGCGCACAGTTCGCGCTCTGGCAGCCGGGCACGACCAAGGGCCTCGACCGGACCTCCTCCCCCCACACCCTGGTCTGGGTCGAACTGCACACCGGCGACCCGGCCGCCGCCGTCGCCTTCTACCGGACGGTGCTCGGCTGGCGGTCGGCGGAGATGGACGCGCCCGGCATGAAGTACCAGGTCCTCTCCACCGCCGACGGGGACCAGCAGGACGCCTCCTTCGGCGGCGTCGCCGAACTCCAGGACCAGGCCGAAGGCCCGCGCTGGATCGTGTACTTCGACGTCACGGACGCGGACGCGATCGTCAAGGCCGCCCAGGGGAACGGCGGTTCGGTCCTGATGCCCGCCGCCGACATCCCGGACGTCGGCCGCATCGCCTGGCTCGCCGACCCCTTCGGAGCGCCCTTCGCCGTCCTGAAGCCGGCGCCGATGGGCTGA
- a CDS encoding NAD(P)/FAD-dependent oxidoreductase → MNAHHTHHADRENAYEAVVVGGGAAGLSAALVLGRARRRTLVVDAGRPRNAPAAHMQGVLTRDGMSPADYLAAGRAEVAGYGVELRTGEVTGAAPDGRGGFVLTLADGDTVAARRLVVTTGLVDELPPIEGLAERWGKDVLHCPYCHGWEVRDQAFGVIAHPTMPAHQALMVAHWSKDVTLFLHTSAEPSEHEAALLDAAGVRIERGEVVGFAVRDDRLTGVRLADGRTVARSVVFAAASRLAARDGVLRQLGAELSATPFGEFVAVDGTGRTSVPGVWAAGNVTGPQEQVVNAVSRGYRAGVALNNELVFGALEEQAAGRPVG, encoded by the coding sequence ATGAACGCACACCACACACATCACGCAGATCGAGAGAACGCGTACGAGGCCGTGGTCGTCGGCGGTGGCGCCGCCGGGCTCAGCGCCGCCCTGGTCCTCGGCCGGGCACGCCGCCGGACCCTGGTCGTCGACGCCGGCCGGCCGCGCAACGCGCCCGCCGCGCACATGCAGGGCGTGCTGACCCGGGACGGCATGAGCCCGGCGGACTACCTGGCCGCCGGACGGGCCGAGGTCGCCGGATACGGGGTGGAGCTGCGGACCGGGGAGGTGACGGGCGCCGCACCCGACGGGCGGGGCGGGTTCGTCCTGACCCTCGCGGACGGGGACACCGTCGCCGCGCGGCGGCTCGTCGTCACCACCGGGCTCGTCGACGAGCTGCCCCCGATCGAGGGCCTCGCCGAACGGTGGGGGAAGGACGTGCTGCACTGCCCGTACTGCCACGGCTGGGAGGTCCGCGACCAGGCCTTCGGCGTCATCGCGCACCCGACGATGCCCGCGCACCAGGCGCTGATGGTCGCGCACTGGTCGAAGGACGTGACCCTGTTCCTGCACACCTCCGCCGAGCCGTCGGAGCACGAGGCGGCCCTCCTCGACGCGGCGGGCGTCCGGATCGAGCGGGGCGAGGTGGTGGGCTTCGCGGTGCGCGACGACCGGCTGACCGGGGTGCGGCTCGCCGACGGCAGGACCGTGGCCCGCTCCGTGGTCTTCGCCGCGGCCTCGCGCCTGGCGGCCCGGGACGGTGTCCTGCGGCAGCTCGGCGCGGAGCTGAGCGCCACCCCGTTCGGCGAGTTCGTCGCCGTGGACGGGACGGGCCGGACGAGCGTGCCCGGCGTCTGGGCCGCCGGGAACGTGACGGGCCCGCAGGAACAGGTGGTCAACGCGGTGAGCCGGGGCTACCGGGCCGGGGTCGCGCTCAACAACGAGCTGGTGTTCGGCGCGCTGGAGGAGCAGGCGGCCGGTCGGCCGGTCGGATGA
- a CDS encoding helix-turn-helix domain-containing protein: MTEEKDDRIDAVLNEVGPRLRRVRRDRGVTLAELSATTGISVSTLSRLESGQRKPSLELLLPLARAHQVPLDELVGAPPTGDPRIRAKPIVRDGRTMYPLTRQPGGLQAYKVVQEKPQQEEPEPRVHEGYEWLYVLSGRLRLVLGEHDVVLGAGEAAEFDTRVPHWFGPTADGPVEFLSLYGPQGERMHVRARPKKSG, encoded by the coding sequence ATGACCGAAGAAAAAGACGATCGCATCGACGCCGTACTGAACGAGGTCGGCCCCCGGCTCCGCCGGGTCCGCCGCGACCGCGGGGTGACCCTCGCCGAGCTCTCCGCGACCACCGGCATCTCCGTGAGCACCCTCTCCCGGCTGGAGTCGGGGCAGCGCAAGCCCAGCCTTGAGCTGCTCCTGCCGCTCGCCCGCGCCCACCAGGTCCCGCTCGACGAGCTGGTCGGCGCACCGCCGACCGGCGACCCACGGATCCGGGCGAAGCCGATCGTGCGGGACGGCCGCACGATGTACCCGCTGACCCGGCAGCCGGGCGGCCTCCAGGCGTACAAGGTGGTGCAGGAGAAGCCGCAGCAGGAGGAGCCTGAGCCGCGCGTCCACGAGGGCTACGAGTGGCTGTACGTGCTCTCCGGGAGGCTCCGGCTCGTCCTCGGCGAGCACGACGTCGTCCTCGGGGCCGGCGAGGCGGCCGAGTTCGACACGCGCGTCCCGCACTGGTTCGGACCGACGGCGGACGGCCCCGTGGAGTTCCTGAGCCTCTACGGCCCACAGGGGGAGCGGATGCACGTCAGGGCCCGCCCGAAGAAGTCCGGCTGA
- a CDS encoding NADPH:quinone oxidoreductase family protein, with protein MQAWRVYENGEPRAVMRREEVAPPAPGDGQVLLKVRAANVNFPDALLCRGHYQVRPPLPFTPGVEVCAETEDGRRVVTTAALPHGGFAEYLLADAAGLLPAPESLDDAEAAALHIGYQTGWFGLHRRAALQEGETLLVHAAAGGVGSAAVQLGKAAGATVIGVVGGPAKAAVARALGCDVVIDRRSEDVVAAVKAATGGRGADVIYDPVGGEAYQQSAKCVAFEGRIVVVGFASGTVPAPALNHALVKNYSVLGLHWGLYAAKDPASIGRCHETLTALAAKGLIKPLIGERVPFAGAADAVQRVADGTTTGRLVVLPEGARA; from the coding sequence ATGCAGGCATGGCGTGTGTACGAGAACGGGGAACCGCGCGCGGTGATGCGCCGCGAGGAGGTGGCCCCGCCCGCGCCCGGCGACGGCCAGGTCCTCCTCAAGGTGCGCGCCGCCAACGTCAACTTCCCCGACGCGCTGCTCTGCCGCGGCCACTACCAGGTGCGCCCCCCGCTGCCCTTCACCCCCGGCGTCGAGGTCTGCGCCGAGACCGAGGACGGCCGCCGGGTCGTCACCACCGCCGCCCTCCCGCACGGCGGCTTCGCCGAGTACCTCCTCGCCGACGCCGCCGGCCTGCTGCCCGCCCCCGAGTCGCTCGACGACGCCGAGGCCGCCGCGCTCCACATCGGCTACCAGACCGGCTGGTTCGGACTGCACCGCCGCGCCGCCCTCCAGGAGGGCGAGACCCTCCTCGTCCACGCCGCGGCCGGCGGCGTCGGCAGCGCCGCCGTCCAGCTCGGCAAGGCCGCCGGCGCCACCGTGATCGGGGTCGTCGGCGGACCGGCGAAGGCCGCCGTCGCCCGCGCGCTGGGCTGCGACGTGGTGATCGACCGGCGCTCCGAGGACGTCGTCGCCGCCGTCAAGGCCGCGACCGGCGGCCGCGGCGCCGACGTGATCTACGACCCGGTCGGCGGCGAGGCCTACCAGCAGTCCGCCAAGTGCGTCGCCTTCGAGGGCCGGATCGTCGTCGTCGGCTTCGCCAGCGGCACCGTCCCGGCGCCCGCCCTCAACCACGCCCTGGTGAAGAACTACTCGGTCCTCGGCCTCCACTGGGGCCTCTACGCCGCGAAGGACCCGGCCTCGATCGGCCGCTGCCACGAGACCCTCACCGCCCTCGCGGCCAAGGGCCTGATCAAACCCCTGATCGGCGAGCGCGTCCCGTTCGCGGGCGCGGCCGACGCCGTCCAGCGGGTCGCCGACGGCACCACCACCGGCCGCCTGGTCGTCCTCCCGGAAGGAGCCCGCGCATGA
- a CDS encoding acyl-CoA dehydrogenase family protein, translating to MTDAEELRARTRTLLEEHPPATTDRTDFLRARFDAGLAWVHYPVGLGGLDAPRALQSVVDAELAAAGAPDNDPRKIGIGLGMAAPTVLAHGSDEVKRRFLRPLWVGEEVWCQLFSEPGAGSDLAALATRAVRDGEDWVVDGQKVWTSSAHTARWAILIARTDPDAPKHRGITYFVCDMTDPGVEVRPLRQITGEAEFNEVFLTGVRIPDAHRLGEVGDGWRVAQTTLMNERVSIGGSRIPREGGMIGKAATTWRERPELRTHELHRRLLDHWVDAEVARLAGERLRQQLVAGRPGPEGSAMKLAFARLNQAISGLEVELLGDEGLLYGEWEMRRPNLVDFTGRDAGYRYLRSKGNSIEGGTSEVLLNIVAERVLGLPPEPRNDKDVAWKDLAR from the coding sequence ATGACCGACGCCGAGGAACTCCGCGCACGCACCCGGACGTTGCTGGAGGAACACCCGCCCGCCACCACCGACCGCACCGACTTCCTGCGGGCCCGCTTCGACGCCGGACTCGCCTGGGTGCACTACCCGGTCGGCCTCGGCGGCCTCGACGCGCCCCGCGCGCTCCAGAGCGTCGTCGACGCCGAACTCGCCGCCGCGGGCGCCCCCGACAACGATCCGCGCAAGATCGGCATCGGCCTCGGCATGGCCGCCCCCACCGTCCTCGCCCACGGCTCCGACGAGGTGAAGCGGCGCTTCCTCCGCCCGCTCTGGGTCGGCGAGGAGGTCTGGTGCCAGCTCTTCAGCGAGCCCGGCGCGGGCTCCGACCTGGCCGCGCTCGCCACCCGGGCCGTCCGCGACGGCGAGGACTGGGTCGTCGACGGACAGAAGGTGTGGACCTCCAGCGCCCACACCGCCCGCTGGGCCATCCTCATCGCCCGCACCGACCCGGACGCCCCCAAGCACCGGGGCATCACCTACTTCGTCTGCGACATGACCGACCCCGGCGTGGAGGTCAGGCCGCTGCGCCAGATCACCGGCGAGGCCGAGTTCAACGAGGTCTTCCTGACCGGCGTCCGCATCCCCGACGCCCACCGCCTCGGCGAGGTCGGCGACGGCTGGCGGGTCGCCCAGACCACCCTCATGAACGAGCGGGTCTCCATCGGCGGCTCCCGCATCCCCCGCGAGGGCGGCATGATCGGGAAGGCCGCCACGACCTGGCGCGAGCGCCCCGAACTGCGCACCCACGAGCTGCACCGCCGGCTGCTCGACCACTGGGTCGACGCCGAGGTGGCCAGGCTCGCCGGCGAGCGGCTCCGCCAGCAGCTCGTCGCGGGCCGCCCCGGCCCCGAGGGCAGCGCCATGAAGCTCGCCTTCGCCCGCCTCAACCAGGCCATCAGCGGCCTGGAGGTCGAACTCCTCGGTGACGAGGGCCTGTTGTACGGCGAGTGGGAGATGCGCCGCCCCAACCTGGTCGACTTCACCGGCCGCGACGCCGGATACCGCTATCTGCGGTCCAAGGGCAACTCGATCGAGGGCGGCACCAGCGAGGTGCTGCTCAACATCGTCGCCGAGCGGGTCCTCGGCCTGCCGCCCGAGCCCCGTAACGACAAGGACGTCGCCTGGAAGGACCTCGCCCGATGA
- a CDS encoding acyl-CoA dehydrogenase family protein: MTEPLPEHPLDLLYSETEEDLRAAVRALLTDRAGHQVLLDRIETESPYAPGLWKSLAADIGAAGLLVPEKLGGQGASHRETAVVLEELGRAVTPLPYLSSAVVATETLLDLADGSEAAAGLLAELAGGRTVAVLAVPLSTAPGAEFPLTGPVPAVADAPAADVFLVPRADGLYAVPAAEATVEPQTPLDLTRPLARVTASVGGTRLAGPDAARTAVRRGLLSGAGLLASEQLGLAEWCLEETVRYTRERHQFNRPVGSFQALKHRMAQLWLDLVGARAAARAAADALATGSPDAPLLVAVAQAYCSKTAVRAAEECVQLHGGIGMTWEHPAHLALKRAKSDQIALGATGRHQDAIAALVGLEPPL; encoded by the coding sequence ATGACCGAGCCTCTGCCGGAGCACCCCCTCGACCTCCTCTACTCCGAGACCGAGGAGGACCTGCGGGCCGCCGTCCGCGCCCTGCTCACCGACCGGGCCGGCCATCAGGTCCTGCTCGACCGGATCGAGACCGAAAGCCCGTACGCCCCCGGCCTGTGGAAGTCCCTCGCGGCCGACATCGGCGCCGCGGGACTCCTCGTCCCCGAGAAGCTCGGCGGCCAGGGCGCGAGCCACCGGGAGACCGCCGTCGTCCTGGAGGAACTCGGCCGTGCGGTCACCCCGCTGCCGTACCTCTCCAGCGCGGTGGTGGCCACCGAGACGCTGCTCGACCTGGCGGACGGGAGCGAGGCGGCGGCCGGACTGCTCGCGGAGCTGGCGGGCGGCCGGACGGTGGCCGTCCTCGCCGTACCCCTGTCGACGGCGCCCGGGGCGGAGTTCCCGCTCACCGGCCCGGTCCCCGCGGTGGCCGACGCCCCCGCCGCCGACGTGTTCCTCGTGCCCCGCGCCGACGGTCTGTACGCCGTGCCCGCCGCGGAGGCGACGGTCGAGCCGCAGACTCCGCTCGACCTCACCCGCCCGCTGGCCAGGGTCACCGCCTCCGTCGGCGGCACCCGGCTCGCGGGCCCCGACGCGGCCCGTACGGCGGTCCGGCGAGGACTGCTCTCCGGGGCCGGGCTCCTCGCCTCCGAACAGCTCGGCCTCGCCGAGTGGTGCCTGGAGGAGACCGTCCGGTACACCCGGGAGCGCCACCAGTTCAACCGGCCGGTCGGCTCCTTCCAGGCCCTCAAGCACCGCATGGCCCAGCTCTGGCTGGATCTCGTGGGCGCCAGGGCCGCGGCCCGCGCGGCCGCCGACGCCCTGGCCACCGGCAGCCCGGACGCCCCGCTGCTGGTGGCCGTCGCCCAGGCCTACTGCTCGAAGACGGCCGTCCGGGCCGCCGAGGAGTGCGTGCAGCTGCACGGCGGGATCGGGATGACCTGGGAACACCCCGCGCACCTGGCGCTCAAGCGGGCCAAGTCCGACCAGATCGCCCTGGGGGCGACGGGGCGGCACCAGGACGCGATCGCCGCCCTGGTGGGCCTAGAGCCGCCGCTGTAG
- a CDS encoding ABC transporter substrate-binding protein codes for MTARLLRGTAAATLAGALALTAAACSNPGSTAGASGGPKDSAVVGIAYEPETLSPLLGYGKDGNSKIFDGLLAFDADMKLKPALASKLPHISADGLTYTYTLRDGVTFSDGAPFTAKDVVFTYRTILDPRTNNASRTELDALKSVEAVGDDTVVFHLKYPYAPFAQRTVQAIAPEHIAAKQDVNTGPFTSKPIGTGPYVLTGWSKGEKLSFKANPTYWNGAPQVKKFTMAVIKDDDVRATRLRAGDLDGAILPPNLAAGFKADKAKKTWTAKTYDYRTVTLPTHHQVAGDTAVRRALDIAIDRQAMVDKILEGAGKPAYGPVPTDSPWFAKGTERRHDLAGAQKILDEAGWKPGPDGIRVRNGVRAAFPLWYLSGDKLRQDHALAYASDAKKAGIDITAQAGTWEVIEPRMKTDAVLAGGGAPGDPDFDQYLLLKSDLAGDGFNNMAWYDNKTVDRALEDGRRTDDLTKRRAAYDTVQRELVKNPGYTFLTHIDHLYVVDDAWDGPSTQTEPHDHGLASGPWWNVESWKPKKAGATQK; via the coding sequence ATGACCGCCCGTCTCCTCCGCGGCACGGCCGCCGCGACGCTCGCGGGGGCCCTCGCCCTCACCGCGGCGGCCTGCTCGAACCCCGGCTCCACCGCCGGGGCCTCCGGCGGACCCAAGGATTCCGCGGTCGTCGGCATCGCCTACGAGCCCGAGACCCTCAGCCCCCTCCTCGGCTACGGCAAGGACGGCAACTCCAAGATCTTCGACGGGCTGCTCGCCTTCGACGCCGACATGAAGCTCAAGCCCGCCCTCGCGAGCAAGCTGCCCCACATCAGCGCGGACGGCCTCACCTACACGTACACCCTCCGCGACGGCGTCACCTTCAGCGACGGCGCCCCCTTCACGGCCAAGGACGTCGTCTTCACCTACCGGACGATCCTCGACCCCAGGACGAACAACGCCTCCCGCACCGAGCTCGACGCCCTCAAGAGCGTCGAAGCCGTCGGCGACGACACCGTCGTCTTCCACCTCAAGTACCCCTACGCGCCCTTCGCCCAGCGCACCGTCCAGGCCATCGCCCCCGAACACATCGCGGCGAAGCAGGACGTCAACACCGGCCCCTTCACCAGCAAGCCGATCGGCACCGGCCCCTACGTCCTCACCGGCTGGTCCAAGGGTGAGAAGCTCAGCTTCAAGGCCAACCCGACCTACTGGAACGGCGCCCCCCAGGTGAAGAAGTTCACCATGGCGGTCATCAAGGACGACGACGTGCGCGCCACCCGGCTCCGCGCCGGCGACCTCGACGGCGCGATCCTGCCGCCCAACCTGGCCGCCGGCTTCAAGGCCGACAAGGCCAAGAAGACCTGGACGGCGAAGACGTACGACTACCGCACCGTCACCCTCCCCACCCACCACCAGGTCGCCGGCGACACCGCCGTCCGCCGCGCCCTCGACATCGCCATCGACCGCCAGGCCATGGTCGACAAGATCCTCGAAGGCGCCGGCAAGCCCGCCTACGGCCCCGTCCCCACCGACAGCCCCTGGTTCGCCAAGGGCACCGAGCGCCGCCACGACCTCGCCGGCGCGCAGAAGATCCTCGACGAGGCGGGCTGGAAGCCCGGCCCCGACGGCATCCGCGTCAGGAACGGCGTCCGCGCCGCCTTCCCGCTCTGGTACCTCTCCGGCGACAAGCTCCGCCAGGACCACGCCCTCGCCTACGCCTCCGACGCCAAGAAGGCCGGCATCGACATCACCGCCCAGGCCGGCACCTGGGAGGTCATCGAGCCCCGGATGAAGACCGACGCCGTCCTCGCCGGCGGCGGCGCGCCCGGCGACCCCGACTTCGACCAGTACCTGCTCCTGAAGTCCGACCTCGCGGGCGACGGCTTCAACAACATGGCCTGGTACGACAACAAGACCGTCGACCGCGCCCTGGAGGACGGCCGGCGCACCGACGACCTCACGAAGCGCCGCGCCGCGTACGACACCGTCCAGCGCGAACTGGTGAAGAACCCCGGCTACACCTTCCTCACCCACATCGACCACCTCTACGTCGTCGACGACGCCTGGGACGGACCGAGCACCCAGACCGAACCGCACGACCACGGCCTCGCCTCCGGCCCCTGGTGGAACGTCGAGAGCTGGAAGCCCAAGAAGGCCGGGGCGACGCAGAAGTGA
- a CDS encoding ABC transporter permease codes for MTRRLPWGAMARMTGRRALAAVPVLLAVTLAVFAVAEASPFDPVKAYAGTAGLTASQENLDQLRANLGVDRPLLTRWWEWLTAALTGDLGDSAVMRRPVAEVIGERLGWSVLLAVTAFLVAIALGTLLGVLAGRRRGGLTDRAVSSVAYTLEAAPAFWLGLLAIWFFALKLGALPAGGLTDTASDTVTPDQVARHLVLPALVLGISQLPWFFLYVRQGVGDALDEDPVRGARARGLRERTVLTGHALRSGMLPMLTLIGSRVPELITGALLVETVFSWPGIAAATVQAATSVDFPLLAALTVLATAAVLLGNLLSDLLYGLADPRVGFDG; via the coding sequence GTGACCCGCCGCCTCCCCTGGGGGGCCATGGCGCGGATGACGGGACGGCGTGCCCTGGCCGCCGTCCCCGTCCTCCTCGCCGTCACCCTGGCGGTGTTCGCCGTCGCCGAAGCCTCCCCCTTCGACCCCGTCAAGGCCTACGCCGGGACCGCCGGACTCACCGCCTCGCAGGAGAACCTCGACCAGCTCCGCGCCAACCTCGGCGTCGACCGGCCCCTCCTCACCCGCTGGTGGGAGTGGCTCACCGCCGCCCTCACCGGCGACCTCGGCGACTCCGCCGTCATGCGCCGCCCCGTCGCCGAGGTCATCGGCGAGCGCCTCGGCTGGTCCGTCCTCCTCGCCGTCACCGCCTTCCTCGTCGCCATCGCCCTCGGCACCCTCCTCGGCGTCCTCGCCGGACGCCGCCGCGGCGGCCTCACCGACCGCGCCGTCAGCTCCGTCGCGTACACCCTGGAAGCCGCCCCCGCCTTCTGGCTCGGCCTCCTCGCCATCTGGTTCTTCGCGCTGAAGCTCGGCGCCCTGCCCGCCGGCGGACTCACCGACACCGCGAGTGACACCGTCACCCCCGACCAGGTCGCCCGTCACCTCGTGCTGCCCGCGCTCGTCCTCGGCATCTCCCAACTGCCCTGGTTCTTCCTGTACGTCCGCCAGGGCGTCGGCGACGCCCTCGACGAGGACCCGGTGCGCGGCGCCCGCGCCCGCGGCCTGCGCGAACGCACCGTCCTCACCGGCCACGCCCTGCGCTCCGGAATGCTGCCCATGCTCACCCTCATCGGCTCCCGCGTGCCCGAGCTCATCACCGGGGCCCTGCTCGTGGAGACCGTCTTCAGCTGGCCCGGCATCGCCGCCGCCACCGTCCAGGCCGCCACCTCCGTGGACTTCCCGCTGCTCGCCGCCCTCACGGTCCTCGCCACCGCCGCCGTGCTCCTCGGAAACCTCCTCTCCGACCTCCTGTACGGCCTCGCCGACCCGAGAGTGGGCTTCGATGGCTGA
- a CDS encoding ABC transporter permease — protein MADPRTHRLRLWSSALVVGVVLLAVLVVPPLVQLDEQAVDLSRKLLPPSWDHPFGTDDLGRDLLLRCVYGLRISLLVGLVAALVATVVGTAVGAAAGALGGWTDRTLMRLVDAFSSVPHLLLGIFVVALFRPGVWPVIASVAVTHWLSTARIVRSEVLSLRTRPFVEAAISGGATRWRVTVRHLLPAVLPQAGLAAVLMVPHAMWHESALSFLGLGLPSHQASLGNLVQNARSSLLAGHGWPTVFPGLLLIVPTLAIAGLAGVWRDRLNPRRRSELML, from the coding sequence ATGGCTGACCCGCGCACCCACCGCCTGCGGCTGTGGAGCTCGGCCCTCGTCGTCGGCGTCGTCCTCCTCGCCGTCCTCGTCGTGCCCCCGCTCGTCCAGCTCGACGAACAGGCCGTCGACCTCTCCCGCAAGCTCCTCCCGCCGTCCTGGGACCACCCCTTCGGCACCGACGACCTCGGCCGCGACCTCCTGCTGCGCTGCGTCTACGGCCTGCGGATCTCCCTCCTCGTCGGCCTGGTCGCCGCGCTGGTCGCCACCGTCGTGGGCACCGCCGTCGGCGCGGCCGCCGGCGCGCTCGGCGGCTGGACCGACCGCACCCTCATGCGGCTCGTCGACGCCTTCTCCTCCGTGCCCCACCTGCTGCTCGGCATCTTCGTGGTCGCCCTCTTCCGGCCCGGCGTCTGGCCGGTGATCGCCTCCGTGGCCGTCACCCACTGGCTGTCCACCGCCCGGATCGTCCGCTCCGAGGTCCTCTCCCTGCGCACCCGGCCCTTCGTCGAGGCCGCGATCTCCGGCGGCGCCACCCGGTGGCGCGTCACCGTCCGCCACCTGCTGCCCGCGGTCCTGCCGCAGGCCGGCCTCGCCGCCGTCCTGATGGTCCCGCACGCCATGTGGCACGAGTCCGCGCTGTCCTTCCTCGGCCTCGGCCTCCCCAGCCACCAGGCGAGCCTCGGCAACCTCGTGCAGAACGCCCGCTCCTCCCTCCTCGCCGGACACGGCTGGCCCACTGTCTTCCCCGGCCTGCTCCTCATCGTCCCCACCCTCGCCATCGCCGGCCTCGCGGGCGTCTGGCGCGACCGTCTCAACCCCCGCCGCCGATCGGAGCTGATGCTGTGA